From the Caldisericum sp. genome, the window TTGGGATTACAACGAAACCACTTTTAATTATACTAAAGACTACTACAATAATCCGCCTCCTCATTTTGGGTCTGCTTCAGGTTTTACGTACCTTCCAGGTTCATACAGGGAGGAATACTAATGAAACGGAGAGGACTTACGCTTATTGAGATGGCGATTTCGATTGCTTTAATCTCACTTGTCGTCTTATGGAGCATTAATGTTATTAACAACCTTGGCAAGGGTAGTGCAACAACATCTGATATGGAGATTGCAACCCTTCTTGCATCGCAAAAGATTGAAGAATTAAAAACAAAAAGTTATTCAGAACTTTCGCAATTGACTTCCCCACAAACAGGCACATTCTCCTCGCCTTACAACCAATTTTCGTATAAGATTGTTTTCACTTCATCTCAATCAAGCGGTAACTATTACATAAGGCGAGCAACTATTTATATCTATAAAGGCTCATCAACAACAGAAATCATTAAAATCGATGCAAACTTCGTAAGGAGAACTACCGATGGTAAGGATATCGGGCTGTAGGAAAGGTTTTACACTTGTTGAAATGTCTATTGTAATTCTCCTTATACTCATTTTAGCAATTCCTCTATCGACCTTGATAATAAATTATGTCCAGGGAAATCTTTTTGAAAGTAGTTATGTAAAGGAACAGTACTTTGCAAATGTCATTATGCAGGATATTGAACAGAGGATAAGGCGTGCAGATAATGGAAGCATCAGTTTCTCAAACTATACTCTTTCATTTACATACACAGATGCAGATGCAAATGGCACAAAGAAGTCGACCCTCTATTGCGTGTATAAATTTGATACTGCTAATAAGATTTTCCTAAGGGGCATTGGGACAAGTGCAAATCCTCCACTTTCAACATTTCCACCCGGTTTAGAGAACGGTATTATAACTAATTTTAACGCTTCTCCCCCGACAACCACACCTTATACCGTTACGATTTCTCTTACAACAAAATCTAACTTTACTTTGCAAAAAACTATATATTTACTAAACTATTCTCGATGAGGTAGAAAGATGAAAAATTATGTTTTGGGGGTTTCTTTAAATGAAAGTTCTTTGAGGTGCGCTGTAGTTGAGGAGAGCGATGAGGGCATAAGCATATCCTCCCTTTTTGAAATCGAATATGAAAATTTTGAAAATGCCCTCAAAGATGCAAATGTTATAAAGGCATTAAGGGAGTTTGTAGGAAAATCGAAATACGATAAATGTGTTGTTTCGCTTCCTTCAAGCAAAGTGCTTACACGCATAAAAACTGTTCCAAAGATTCCTGAAAGTAAAATTGTGAAGTTAATACAAACTGAGATAAGAGACTATGCAATTTTTGAAAAAGAGAATGTCTCTCTTGGTTTTAGTATCCTTGAGGATAGAGGTGATGAGGTTGACATAATCTGGGCGGGAATAAAGGAGCCAATCCTTCTTTCCGTGCTTCAGTTTTTGAAGGCATCAAGGATAAAGGCAAGCACGATTACAATCCCTCAACTTGCGCTTGTTGAGTTTGTTAACGCCCTCTATGCTGAAAATAGCATCTATGCTGTCCTTAATGTCGATAAAGAATCTACCACGCTTACCGTTTCTAAGGGAAAGAGAATTGTATTTAATTATACCCAAGACCTCGGGTACGATTGCTTCGAAAAAGGCGACCTTGCCCTTAAAGGCACCTGGGTTGGAAATATCGTTTCAACACTCTCCTATGTTTCAAGAAATCTCAACATTCCCGTAAAAGAAGTCTTTGTTTCTGTAAATAACCCTAATTCATTTGATATTATTTCGTTCCTGTCACAGAGAATTCCAAGCCCGGCGTTACTCCTTACGCTTCCTGAAAGTGTCGGTTTTAGTGATGAGAGTGTCTTCTTGAAGATCCAAAAAACTGGTGGCAACGAATACGCTGTCCCTATCGGTCTTGCACTTCTTTCAAAACTTAAAAAAGGCGAAGTAAATTATCTTTCGATAACCGAGCACTTCCTGAGGGAGAAAGTTTCTGAAAGGCTTAAAGTATTGACAACAGTTCTTGTGCTTGTTGTAGTAAATGGAGGAGCAATTCTTGTATATCCGTTCCTGAGGGATTCCATAAACTCTGCAAATGCCCAGCTTTCAAGCGTTTTAAAGTCAATAAGCGAAATTTCAAAGCCAGCAGAAGATGCAACAAAACTCGGGCAGGACCTTCAGAACCTCAAGGGGCTTTTAAGCAAAATAAAAGAGGTTGAAAGTTCAATAAATGTAAACCCTCCGTATTCGGTTGTCCTTAAGGAATTTAAATCCCTTTCTCCCGGTGGTGTTTCCATCATTTATATTGCGCTTAAAGATGATTCGTCTATAAGTTTAAGAGGAAATTCTAACACGATGAGAAATGTTTTTAACTTTGAAGAGAACTTATCAAAAGCAACTTACATATATAATGCAACTGTCCTTAGTGTCGACGGGGGAAAGACGAACGAATTTACTTTTGAAATGCAAGCAAATATGAGGAAGGGGAAATGAAAAAACAAAATAAGGTAAAAATATTTATTATTGTTGCAGTAGTTGAAATTGTTTTTGTCCTTGCCTTTATCGGCTATAACGCATTTTTACTTACCTATAAATCAAAAGAACTTGCAACAAAAACCTCCGAACTTCAAAACCTCATAGAGACGTCAAAGACTGTGGAGAGCCTTAAAAGTGAAATTGAGAAAAGCAAAAGCGAACTTGAAAGCGCAGGTTCAAAGTTCTTTGATGATGACTCGCTTCTTTTCTTTTTCAAAAACTTATACGATGCAGGGCTAAACGAAGGCGTAACGGTAAACCACATAAGTTTTGGAACATTATCGACTGTTATCGATGGAAATCCACCATTAAAGACCCTTCCTGTAAATTTTGGATTTGAGGCAAACTACGACTCTGCAATCAAGTTCCTTAATTATCTTGAAAATTATACATATCACATTAAGGAAGTCAATTTAACTTTTAACGGAAGAGATTGTACGCTTGATGTTGTATTCTATATTTTCACAAATTCGAAGGAGCGTTGGGTTTACGAAGGGAAGGTGAGCCATTGAACTATCAGCCTAAGTTAGGTGAAATCCTTGTAAAGTTAGGAAAGATTACAGAAGAACAGTTACAGAGTGCTCTTGAAGAGCAGAAAAAAACAGGCGAAAAATTAGGGCAAATACTTATTAATAGAGGGCTTATTACCCCTCAGGAACTTTCAAAGATATTTGAAGAGCAAACCAATATCCCATCAGTTTCTCTTGAGGATATTCCTGATGACCCAACTCTTTCTACGATACTTCCAGAAAGTTTTGTGAGGATAAACAGGGTATTGCCTATAAAAAGATATAACGATACGCTTGAAGTTGCAGTTGTTCCTCCCATAAACCCGGAAGTCCTTGAAAATGTGAAACTCCTTACAGGGTTTAAGGTTAAGCCCAACATAATAAGTGATGCAGAATTTGAGAGAGCCGTTAACAAGATTTACTCAATTGAAAGCAAAGTTGGAAAGACAGTCTCAGCAAACAAACCATCAGAACAAACAACAGTAAGAGTTATCTCGGAGACTCCAACAGGCGTTGAGCCTGCAACAGTAACCCTTGCAAACTCTATTATTTCTGATGCGATAAACCAGAATGCTTCTGATATTCATTTTGATCCACAGCAGTTCTATACGAAAGTTAGATACAGGATTGATGGTGTTATGTATGATGTGCTTACGCTTCCAAAGGATATTGCAGACTCTATTATCTCCCTTATAAAGGTTAATTCTAATATGGATATCGCAGAGAGAAGGCGTCCTCAGGATGGTCACTTCTCTGCAAAGCATGGAAACGATTTCTATGATTTCAGAGTCTCGTCGATGGGGACTTCGTTTGGAGAAAAATTGAACCTGAGAATCTTAAGTAAACAAAAACTCCTTATGCCACTTGAAAGGCTTGGGATGCTTCCCGAGCAGTTTGACATATTCTTGCGTCTTATAAGGCGTCCATATGGTATCATTCTTGTAACAGGTCCAACAGGTTCTGGAAAGACAACAACGCTTTATTCTGCAATATCAACGCTTAATAATGGTGAAAAGGAAATCATAACGCTTGAAGACCCTGTCGAATACAACATCGAAGGTATCGTGCAAACCCAGATTAACGAAGAAGCAGGCATCACATTTGCTTCAGGCTTGCGTTCAATCTTGAGGCTTGACCCTGATATTATTATGGTTGGAGAAATAAGAGACCTTGAAACCGCAAAGATTGCAGTTGAGGCATCACTTACAGGACACCTTGTTTTTGCATCGATCCACACAAATGACGCAGCATCAACCCCCATCAGGCTTTTGAACCTGGGAGTTGAACCATATTTACTTGCATCATCCCTTGTTGGTATTATTGCGCAAAGGCTTGTGAGGGTAATATGTCCTAACTGCAAAAAGAAATACACTGCAAGTGAAGTTGAGAAAGAAGTGTTTGTCCGGGAACTTGGGCACGAAGTTAAAGAGTTGTATATTGGGAGCGGATGCTCTATCTGTAATAATTCGGGCTATAAGGGAAGAACTGGTATATTTGAAGTGCTTGAAGTAAATGAGACGATACGAGGTCTTATTGAAAAGTCTGCTCCATATGACAGGATTAAAGAAGAAAGCATTAAGTCAGGAATGATTACAATGAAGAAGGCAGGTCTTATTAAAGTTGAAGCAGGCATTACCACACTTAAAGAGGTTGAAAGAGTTGCAGGTCTATGAGCGAATATAGATATGTTGCAGTTGATAAAAAGGGAAAAACTGTAAAAGGCATAATTTCTGCACCAAACAAAAATGAGGTTCACAGGATTTTAGAGAGCAAAGGACTGTACCCTCTTGAAATAACTGAATACAAAAAGCCTAAAATTGGTATTAATCTTAATCTCGGGCTATCAAAAGTTAAAGATGAAGAACTTATCCTTTTTACAAGTGAACTTGCAACACTTATTAGTTCTGGCTTAACAATAGTTGATGCACTTCAGGGATTATACGACCAGGAAGAAAATCCATACCTAAGAAAAATTATTCTTGATATTAAAGAAAGTATTGAGGCAGGAAATTCTATAAGTAGCGCTTTTAAGAAATTCCCCAATGTCTTTTCACCAGTTTACACAAGCCTTCTTTCTGTTGGCGAAGCAACAGGTCGTCTTGATAAAGTCCTCCATGGCATTTACCAATATCTTGAGAGAGATTTAGAGATAAGAAGAAAAATTGCAAGTGCCTTTGCCTATCCAAAGTTTGTTGTATTTGTTGTAACTGGTGTTGTTATTTTTATGCTTTCAGTAGTTTTGCCGAGATTTACCGTTATGTTTGTATCGGCTGGTGCAAATTTGCCTACTCCTACAAGAATCCTTCTTTCTATAAGTAACTTCATTAGATTCAAGTGGTTTGTCCTTGTTGCAATAGTTGTTATCGCATACTTAATTTACAGGATTACTTATGCAACTCCAAAAGGGCGTCTTACGATTGACTATATGAAGTTAAAGGTGCCACTTTTTGGTCGTATTGCTAAGTTTGGGAGTCTTTCAAGATTCGTTAGGTCGCTTGCACTCATTAGCGGTAGCGGATACAACATTCTTGATGGGCTTTTAATTGCATCATCGGTTGCAACAAACGCATACATAATAAAGGAAATCGAAGGTGTTGCGCATGATATTCAATCCGGGCAGAGTTTTTCAGAGGCTCTTTCACATCGAAGCTTTTTCCCAAAGGTGATGGTTCAGATGGTCGCAGTTGGTGAGCGGTCAGGTTTACTTGACACATCTTTGGAGCGTCTTGCGGATTTGTGGGACAGGTCGCTTGACTTTACTCTAAAGAATCTTGCATCAAGAATAGAGCCTGCTTTGATTGTGATTCTTGGCGTTATTGTGGGTTTTATAGCTGTTGCAATGTATCTTCCCATGTTTACTCTCCCAAGCCTCATCGGGAAATAAGAAAAGTTTAAAGATTTTAATTTTTGTAATACAATTTTTTGCATTTTTGTTATAATTTAAATGTGAAGCCCTGTGAAGAAAAATTTATACCTTATCATAGAGCTTATAGAAAATTAGTTTATAATAAGAGATTTTTTCCTTATCTTATCCTGTTAATATTTCCTTTTGAAGTTTTAATTTTATTATTTTCCAATAGAATCATCCTCAAAATATGCGAATTAACTAAACTCACTCTTTCAAACTATCCTAATGTACTATTGGTTAAAAGCAGCAATTTTTTGACAGATTTTTATGTCTTAGATTTACCGGGAAAATATCCTTCATACTTATTTTCTCTTGTTACTTTTATTGTATCAACTATCGGAATTGTTCTGTCTAAATTCATAAAATCAAAGCCTGTTAAACTTTGGACAATATATGCACTTTTATTAATACTTGTTTCGTCAATCTTTTTTATGTTTTTCCCATCAAAATTTCCATATAATATCAAAACTTTTTCAGAACTTTATTTTAACACAGAGATTGGAATTTGGCTTTTCGTTCCTATAATCGTGGCGTTTTCTTTAGAATTTGCCCCTTCTCACTTCTTGATAAAATTCTTTATTGTTTTCTTGGTGCTTATTTACTATATTGTTTTTGGGTTTTTTAGATATGCATTTTTTCTGTATGTGATTTTAAATTTATCTTATCTTTTCTTACCTGTTCTTTATTTTGTCTTTGGTCCTATTCTGGATTTTACATACATTGTAGGGTTCTTTTCTCTTTTTTTGGGGATTTTATCAAATAAAATGCAGAAAGATAAAAGGTTTTGGAGATGGGTGTACTAATATTAAGAATTTATCTTGTTGTTTTAACAGTTGTAATCTCGTTATATGCCATAAGGCATTTTATATTTTCATTCAACAGGGTATTTGGTGAACAAAAACTTGGATATCAGGATGTTTTAGATTCAGATTTACCAACTGTAAGCGTATTAATTCCTATGCATAATGAGGAAAAAGTGGTAGGAAATGTTTTAAATGCTCTCCTTAATGTTGACTATCCTCATGAAAAATTAGAAATCATACCAATCGATGACAATTCGAGTGACGGA encodes:
- a CDS encoding prepilin-type N-terminal cleavage/methylation domain-containing protein, translating into MKRRGLTLIEMAISIALISLVVLWSINVINNLGKGSATTSDMEIATLLASQKIEELKTKSYSELSQLTSPQTGTFSSPYNQFSYKIVFTSSQSSGNYYIRRATIYIYKGSSTTEIIKIDANFVRRTTDGKDIGL
- a CDS encoding prepilin-type N-terminal cleavage/methylation domain-containing protein, with product MVRISGCRKGFTLVEMSIVILLILILAIPLSTLIINYVQGNLFESSYVKEQYFANVIMQDIEQRIRRADNGSISFSNYTLSFTYTDADANGTKKSTLYCVYKFDTANKIFLRGIGTSANPPLSTFPPGLENGIITNFNASPPTTTPYTVTISLTTKSNFTLQKTIYLLNYSR
- the pilM gene encoding pilus assembly protein PilM codes for the protein MKNYVLGVSLNESSLRCAVVEESDEGISISSLFEIEYENFENALKDANVIKALREFVGKSKYDKCVVSLPSSKVLTRIKTVPKIPESKIVKLIQTEIRDYAIFEKENVSLGFSILEDRGDEVDIIWAGIKEPILLSVLQFLKASRIKASTITIPQLALVEFVNALYAENSIYAVLNVDKESTTLTVSKGKRIVFNYTQDLGYDCFEKGDLALKGTWVGNIVSTLSYVSRNLNIPVKEVFVSVNNPNSFDIISFLSQRIPSPALLLTLPESVGFSDESVFLKIQKTGGNEYAVPIGLALLSKLKKGEVNYLSITEHFLREKVSERLKVLTTVLVLVVVNGGAILVYPFLRDSINSANAQLSSVLKSISEISKPAEDATKLGQDLQNLKGLLSKIKEVESSINVNPPYSVVLKEFKSLSPGGVSIIYIALKDDSSISLRGNSNTMRNVFNFEENLSKATYIYNATVLSVDGGKTNEFTFEMQANMRKGK
- the tadA gene encoding Flp pilus assembly complex ATPase component TadA, with amino-acid sequence MGLRREGEPLNYQPKLGEILVKLGKITEEQLQSALEEQKKTGEKLGQILINRGLITPQELSKIFEEQTNIPSVSLEDIPDDPTLSTILPESFVRINRVLPIKRYNDTLEVAVVPPINPEVLENVKLLTGFKVKPNIISDAEFERAVNKIYSIESKVGKTVSANKPSEQTTVRVISETPTGVEPATVTLANSIISDAINQNASDIHFDPQQFYTKVRYRIDGVMYDVLTLPKDIADSIISLIKVNSNMDIAERRRPQDGHFSAKHGNDFYDFRVSSMGTSFGEKLNLRILSKQKLLMPLERLGMLPEQFDIFLRLIRRPYGIILVTGPTGSGKTTTLYSAISTLNNGEKEIITLEDPVEYNIEGIVQTQINEEAGITFASGLRSILRLDPDIIMVGEIRDLETAKIAVEASLTGHLVFASIHTNDAASTPIRLLNLGVEPYLLASSLVGIIAQRLVRVICPNCKKKYTASEVEKEVFVRELGHEVKELYIGSGCSICNNSGYKGRTGIFEVLEVNETIRGLIEKSAPYDRIKEESIKSGMITMKKAGLIKVEAGITTLKEVERVAGL
- a CDS encoding type II secretion system F family protein, which produces MSEYRYVAVDKKGKTVKGIISAPNKNEVHRILESKGLYPLEITEYKKPKIGINLNLGLSKVKDEELILFTSELATLISSGLTIVDALQGLYDQEENPYLRKIILDIKESIEAGNSISSAFKKFPNVFSPVYTSLLSVGEATGRLDKVLHGIYQYLERDLEIRRKIASAFAYPKFVVFVVTGVVIFMLSVVLPRFTVMFVSAGANLPTPTRILLSISNFIRFKWFVLVAIVVIAYLIYRITYATPKGRLTIDYMKLKVPLFGRIAKFGSLSRFVRSLALISGSGYNILDGLLIASSVATNAYIIKEIEGVAHDIQSGQSFSEALSHRSFFPKVMVQMVAVGERSGLLDTSLERLADLWDRSLDFTLKNLASRIEPALIVILGVIVGFIAVAMYLPMFTLPSLIGK